A region of the Peredibacter starrii genome:
CTCTCCTATAAGGTCTGGAGAGTAAGCTGTCGCTTCTCACAAATTGATCAGGTCAGTAAGAAGTACTTCGAGAAATTTATTTTTGAGCGGATTAAGGACGAGCTTCATGCTATAAATGATTAGTATGAAAATTGCTGCGATCTCTGATGTCCACGTTAAAACGCCTCACGACGAAGCTGATAAGCTTCTGTCGGCGTTTCTGGATCATCCAGAGGTCCAATCCGCTGATTATGTCCTGCTTCTGGGTGACATCTTCGACCTCATGTGCGGACCGCATGAAGAGTATATTAAACTCTACTCGCATTTATTTGATCGCATGGATGCCCTTCACAAAAAAGGCAAGAAGGTCTTTTTCCTGGAAGGGAATCACGATGTTCATTTGCAAGGCCTCTTCTTAAAACGCTGGCCCAACTTTGAGATTCTCTCAGAGCAAACTCCGGTGATTGAAAAGATCGACGGAAAACTTTATTACTTCTCACACGGTGATGAGCATGAAGTAGATAATGAGGCCTATCAGCGCTACAAAGAAATCATTCACTCCGCTCCACTTCGTTTTGTGGCAAATCAGATCATGCCTTACGCCGTTTTAAATTACGTAGGCGAGAAGGCCTCGAAGATCTCTCGTAAAAAAGGCTCGCGAAAATTCGATGCTGAACTTGTGCGTAATCGTTTCCGCAATGGTGTGCAAACTACCACGAAGGGCGAGTTTGATTTTGTGATCGGTGGCCACAGTCACGTGAAAGATAATTATACGTTACCTGGTTCCAACAGTGTTTATCTCAATAACGGTTACGCTTTAAGAGAGAACACCTTTCTCTTAATTGATAACCACGTTCCAAAGTTCATCACTTTCGCCAGCGGAAGTACTTCCGCTAGTGGCGGCCAAGCTTAAGAAAGCTGCGCCATTGACCGAACTTCTTTCAGAATCATTTTCCCCGAAATCTCTTTCACGGTAGATTCTGTTCTCGCCTCTTTGTCTTGCGACTGAATATCCTTGTTCACAATGATAAGACTTTCAGCAAACTGAGCAATTTGTGGAAGGTGAGTAATGGCAATGACCTGGCCATGGGCCGCCACTTCCGCCAGCGCTTTACCAATGCTATTCGCGGTATCTCCACCAATCCCGGTATCAATCTCATCAAAGAGGAAGATGCTGATGGAATCGTCACTCGCAAGAATCTGGCGAAGACTCAGAAGAATACGAGATAGCTCACCACCAGAAGCGATGTCTTTAATCTTGAAGTAACCTTCGCCTGGATTGGTTTCTGCCAAAAATTGCACACGCGAATATCCCGTCTCAGAAAGCTCTTCTAGAATTTCCAGGTCCAGACGGATAGTGGCCCCGTTCATTTTAAGAAGACGGACTTTCTGAGTGAGTTCTGTACTTAACTTTTTACAAAATTGAGAGCGGGTCTTATGAAGTTTATCTGCCTGGGTCATCAATTTCTTTTGCAGCGATTGAATCTTCCCTTCTAGTTCATCACAGTTAACTTCCAAGCTCTCAAGGGTATTTTTCTCTTTTAGAAATTCCACTTGTGTTTGCAGGATGGTTTCAACATTCCCGCCAAACTTTTTCTTCAACTTCTGATACGAGTCGAGACGATCTAAGACACCTTCCAGATCCGCAGGATCGATTTCCATATTGAGCTTGCGATCTACAATGTCATTTAGGCTATGAATACGATCATCAATCTCTGATAGAAGTTCCATCTGGTCTTGAAAGAGATCCGGGTTTTTAGAGAATAGGGAATTCAAAAATTTTATTTGTCCCAGCATTCCTGGAACGCCATCGTTTCCATCAAAACTTTCTTTTACCTGGTAACAAAGCTTTTGGGTCTTCTCGATATTCATTAATAAATTTTTCTTCTTCAGGAGATCTTCTTCATCCTGGGAGGAGGGATTTAGTTTCTCAATCTCCTGAAGTTGAAAATTTAAATAATCCAATCGCTGTTCCCGATGGGTCTTTGATTGAATCAATTCGGCTTGCTCTTTTTTAAGGGCCTTGAGTTCTCTTAGCTCTTCTTGGTAGGCAGAGAGTTCAGGCAGTTGCTTTGAGTAATGATCCAGCAAGTATAGCTGGTAACTTTCTGAGAGAAGTTTCTGGTTTTCAAACTGTCCCACGAGATCAATGAACTTACGGGCAAAGCTTGCAAGAAACGTCACTGTACAGGTCAAATGATTGATGTAGGTCTTGGTAGTACCGTTCTTATAAATAAGACGTTTGATGACAATTTCATTCCCTTCAATGGGAAAGCCTTCTGATTCCAGAAACGCCTTAACTTTGTCATCGGTGCAGGTGAAAGAAGCTTCAATGAGAGCGCATTCAGTTTCACGGCGCACGACCTTTTTGTCGGCCCTGCCACCGAGAATAAGCTGAAGAGCATCGAGGACAAGACTTTTACCAGAACCGGTTTCACCGATAATGGCATTAAAGCCGGGACGAAAGCGAATGCTTTGGTTTTTGAAGGTTGCGAAATTTTGAATGACTAGATTTTTGAGATGGAATTTGGCGTCCATATTGTCCTCGCTTGAGAACAATACTACGGATGATTTACGTATGGGTCAATACTTTTCCGTATTTTTTACGTAGGACCACTAATCTTTTTTAGAAAAGACAAATTTATCTCTGATAGTTTCAAAATACAGACGTTCAGGGTTCTTAATCAGGGTGATTTTTTTCACCTTTGAACCATTAATAGTCACCACATCCTGATCATCTACATTAATCGCTACTTGCCCATCCAATGTAAGTGTCACGGAATGATGCGGAGGAAGAATTTTTAATTGAATAGGGGCAGTATCTGGTACGACGAAAGGGCGGTGAATAAGTGAATGAGGGCAAATGGGAGTGAGTACCAGGCCCTTCACATCCGGATGCACAATCGGTCCACCGGCCGCCATTGAATAAGCAGTTGAACCCATCGGTGAAGAGATGATGATTCCATCTCCCGCAAGATTATAGATGTGCTCATGGCCCATCTCTGCACGAAGATAAATCATACGAGCAATATCATTCTTCGCCAGAACAGCATCATTAAAGAAGTAATCCGAGAAATGCTCCTCGCCTTTTTTAGAAATGCTTACATGGAAAAGGGGCTTGGTCGTAGTCTCATACTTCCCTTCCATAATATTCGCCAGAAGGTCAAAGTATTCATTCTTGTTGAACTCAGTAATAAAACCCAAACGTCCCAGATTAATTCCGAGAACCGGAATCTTGGTATTGATTCTACGGCAGGCGCCAATCAAAGTACCGTCGCCACCAAGGGAGAACATCATATCTACTTTGTTATGAAAGTTCTTAGAGTTCCAGAACTCAAGACCTTCAGTAGATTTCTGTTTAAAGAATTTATGAACTCGTTCTTTATCTTCTTCACGGAAGACCACTTGTTTTTTACGACGAAGAAGCCAGGCGCAGAGATTCGGTAACAAATTATAAAATTCCGGAGTGGAATTTGGTTTAAGTGTAATACCGATAATTTTGAACGAAGGTTTCTTCATGTTTATTCCGTCATGGTCCGCATGGCCTGTTCGAGATCATCAAACGGCTTATTAAGTAATCGACATTGATAAGCATTGGCACGAGAAAGAACTTGAGGTGAGTTATAAGCAGTCATGATAACGAACTTTTGACTGATCTCTTCCGGGGAGAATTTCTTTTTTGACTCTTCAATGACGTCAAATCCAGAAATGTCCTGAAGCATAAGATCGCAAATGATTCGGTCATAGTGATTATTCAAAATAAGATCGATGGCAATTTTACCACTGGCAGACACGTCCACCTTGAGCCCACGACGCTCAAAAAGCTTCTTAAGAGATTGTTGGATGAGGATCTCGTCCTCAATAATCAAAATGGTATTCATGTTCTAGGTAGTGTGAGGCGGAAGTGAGCGCCTGTACCGTTATTATTAACCAAATATTCTAAATTACCACCCATTTTTACTGCCAGATTTCGAGAGAGCACCAGCCCTAGTCCAGTACCTTGAGATTTAGTCGTAAAAAATGGTTTGAAGAGCTGAGAAGATTTGTCTTCAGGTATACCTGGTCCGTTATCGATAACATCAATAAAGACCGACGTAGCGTCCGAACTCATCGAGAGTTCAATCTGGCGTGTCGTGGTCATGTTTTTCATGGCCTGAGCGGCATTCACGATTAAGTTAAAGAGAATCTGTACGACGAAGATTAAAGGCACATCCAACATAAGGTTTTCAGTGTCATCTTTGTAATTGATGGTCTTTCTGACCTCACGGCCCTCACTCTTGGAAAGGGTGATTGACTCGTCTACAATTTTTTTAATTGAAACTGGCTTGGTTTCAGTCTGAACCTGATAAAGATTTGAGAAGTTCTCAATAATCACCTGACAGCGATTAATGTTCTTCTGAATTTCTGCCATGAGATCTTTACTGTCTGTACTCACATCCATGGTGGCAAAAAGCTGAGAACCCAGTTTAAGCCCAAAGAGTGGATTACTTAATTCGTGGCGAAGAGTATTCAGGAGTTCTCCCAGAAGAGAAATACGCTGAAAGTGGAACAAATCAAAAGCATAGTGGCGAAGTTCATCGCTATCATAAAGATCCAGAGTAAATGGACCTTCAACTTTCTTATTAAAGAAAATGTCTTTCTCTTGAAGCTCGCTGGTGTAGAGGTCATTCATGAAAGATGTTCCCGTCACACCATCACGAATACGCAGTGGAAGTGGAAAGTCTTTCAGGCACACGCGAAGTTCAGAGATTCTTTTGTCTGAGAACTCTTGATCAATTAAACGTTCAAAGTGAGGTTGTAAGAGGTCAATACAGGTTTCAAACAGCTCGATTTCGTCTTTGCTGTAACTTAAAAAGTCATGACGAGAAACCACTGCAACTAATGAATATTTACGAGACATGACCTCTTTAGCAAGAAAGCTTCCATTGAATGGAAGATTCATTTTGGTAAAAGAGTCAGTCGAAAAAGATTTGATTTTTGATTTTTTGATCGAATTAAAGAAAGCGTTAAATTCTTTAACCTCAACCAGACCTTGAGTTTTTTCCCCTCTCCAGATTGTTCCAAGAAGTTCGGCCTTGGTCTGACCTTTGAGGTGGAGAATAATAATGGAACTTTCAAACTTCTGAAGAAACGGAACATCGAGAAGTTTTTCAACCAGGCTTCGAAGACTATGAGACTCATTGGAAATGAGATTCACTTTTTTAATGATCTCATCCCACAGGTCTTTAACGTTTTCACCAGGATTCAGGGAAACACTGGAATAGATTT
Encoded here:
- a CDS encoding UDP-2,3-diacylglucosamine diphosphatase, yielding MKIAAISDVHVKTPHDEADKLLSAFLDHPEVQSADYVLLLGDIFDLMCGPHEEYIKLYSHLFDRMDALHKKGKKVFFLEGNHDVHLQGLFLKRWPNFEILSEQTPVIEKIDGKLYYFSHGDEHEVDNEAYQRYKEIIHSAPLRFVANQIMPYAVLNYVGEKASKISRKKGSRKFDAELVRNRFRNGVQTTTKGEFDFVIGGHSHVKDNYTLPGSNSVYLNNGYALRENTFLLIDNHVPKFITFASGSTSASGGQA
- a CDS encoding response regulator is translated as MNTILIIEDEILIQQSLKKLFERRGLKVDVSASGKIAIDLILNNHYDRIICDLMLQDISGFDVIEESKKKFSPEEISQKFVIMTAYNSPQVLSRANAYQCRLLNKPFDDLEQAMRTMTE
- a CDS encoding DNA repair protein RecN; translated protein: MDAKFHLKNLVIQNFATFKNQSIRFRPGFNAIIGETGSGKSLVLDALQLILGGRADKKVVRRETECALIEASFTCTDDKVKAFLESEGFPIEGNEIVIKRLIYKNGTTKTYINHLTCTVTFLASFARKFIDLVGQFENQKLLSESYQLYLLDHYSKQLPELSAYQEELRELKALKKEQAELIQSKTHREQRLDYLNFQLQEIEKLNPSSQDEEDLLKKKNLLMNIEKTQKLCYQVKESFDGNDGVPGMLGQIKFLNSLFSKNPDLFQDQMELLSEIDDRIHSLNDIVDRKLNMEIDPADLEGVLDRLDSYQKLKKKFGGNVETILQTQVEFLKEKNTLESLEVNCDELEGKIQSLQKKLMTQADKLHKTRSQFCKKLSTELTQKVRLLKMNGATIRLDLEILEELSETGYSRVQFLAETNPGEGYFKIKDIASGGELSRILLSLRQILASDDSISIFLFDEIDTGIGGDTANSIGKALAEVAAHGQVIAITHLPQIAQFAESLIIVNKDIQSQDKEARTESTVKEISGKMILKEVRSMAQLS
- a CDS encoding NAD(+)/NADH kinase — its product is MKKPSFKIIGITLKPNSTPEFYNLLPNLCAWLLRRKKQVVFREEDKERVHKFFKQKSTEGLEFWNSKNFHNKVDMMFSLGGDGTLIGACRRINTKIPVLGINLGRLGFITEFNKNEYFDLLANIMEGKYETTTKPLFHVSISKKGEEHFSDYFFNDAVLAKNDIARMIYLRAEMGHEHIYNLAGDGIIISSPMGSTAYSMAAGGPIVHPDVKGLVLTPICPHSLIHRPFVVPDTAPIQLKILPPHHSVTLTLDGQVAINVDDQDVVTINGSKVKKITLIKNPERLYFETIRDKFVFSKKD
- a CDS encoding sensor histidine kinase, which translates into the protein MENRSHPSDQEAAEYVKLFIDPLILSDFENLNLDRFKMVEEAEAQIALFKKGDRLWVNFADGEHCDFPYYRKNIACTLDGATAETGLLTRSDAFDSFIKTTQGIEKKIYSSVSLNPGENVKDLWDEIIKKVNLISNESHSLRSLVEKLLDVPFLQKFESSIIILHLKGQTKAELLGTIWRGEKTQGLVEVKEFNAFFNSIKKSKIKSFSTDSFTKMNLPFNGSFLAKEVMSRKYSLVAVVSRHDFLSYSKDEIELFETCIDLLQPHFERLIDQEFSDKRISELRVCLKDFPLPLRIRDGVTGTSFMNDLYTSELQEKDIFFNKKVEGPFTLDLYDSDELRHYAFDLFHFQRISLLGELLNTLRHELSNPLFGLKLGSQLFATMDVSTDSKDLMAEIQKNINRCQVIIENFSNLYQVQTETKPVSIKKIVDESITLSKSEGREVRKTINYKDDTENLMLDVPLIFVVQILFNLIVNAAQAMKNMTTTRQIELSMSSDATSVFIDVIDNGPGIPEDKSSQLFKPFFTTKSQGTGLGLVLSRNLAVKMGGNLEYLVNNNGTGAHFRLTLPRT